From one Culex quinquefasciatus strain JHB chromosome 3, VPISU_Cqui_1.0_pri_paternal, whole genome shotgun sequence genomic stretch:
- the LOC6041879 gene encoding pyridoxal phosphate phosphatase PHOSPHO2, which yields MISSSGRLIKRLAVFDFDHTISEYNTDIVVRDLLDKDLRTPEIRSIVRTCGWIPYMQKILRMLHQQGCKPTEIVSAIRGIPEVSGIKMCIEEMARSNFHIIIISDSNSEFIKIWNEYNDISRFIHTTFTNPAKFNSNGLLEVHPFHHQTECTLSSKNLCKGSILDDFISNQYDQANTEYEKVFYIGDGKNDVCPMLRLNENGYACPREGYICCEELANAISKRPERYEAKILKWNTGSHLIDLIWREL from the exons ATGATATCAAGTAGTGGTCGTTTAATTAAACGTCTTGCCGTATTCGATTTTGATCATACAATATCCGAATATAACACAGATATAGTAGTGCGGGACTTACTTGATAAAGATCTTCGAACGCCAGAAATAAG gaGTATTGTACGGACTTGCGGGTGGATACCATACATGCAAAAAATTCTCAGGATGCTACATCAGCAAGGATGCAAACCAACTGAAATAGTTTCGGCGATTCGAGGAATTCCGGAAGTTTCTGGCATCAAGATGTGCATTGAAGAAATGGCCCGAAGCAACTTTCACATCATCATAATCAGCGACTCCAACTCAGAATTCATCAAGATATGGAACGAATACAACGATATAAGCCGCTTTATCCACACAACCTTTACAAATCCGGCCAAGTTCAACAGCAATGGGCTTTTAGAAGTACATCCCTTCCACCATCAGACCGAATGTACGCTGAGCTCAAAAAACCTCTGCAAAGGCTCAATTTTAGACGACTTTATAAGTAATCAGTACGATCAAGCCAACACGGAGTACGAAAAGGTATTCTACATTGGCGAtggcaaaaatgatgtttgtcCAATGCTGCGGCTCAACGAGAATGGATACGCCTGTCCCCGGGAAGGCTACATTTGCTGCGAAGAACTAGCAAACGCCATCAGCAAGCGACCGGAACGATACGaggctaaaattttgaaatggaaCACCGGAAGTCACCTGATTGACCTAATCTGGCGAGAACTTTGA